The Capsicum annuum cultivar UCD-10X-F1 unplaced genomic scaffold, UCD10Xv1.1 ctg43831, whole genome shotgun sequence genomic interval TCACATGTGAAATTTGAAACTCCAACGCaatggttattttttaaaaacatagaGCCAAAATGTGGCCCTTGAGGAACTTGAAATTCTCAGGGAAGtggctatttttcaaagatagggCCGAAAAATGAATAGTGGATgccattattttgtatttttcgaTACATCAAGTTTAAATTCTGAATCTGCATTTACATACAGAACCCGCCCTAAATCCGTTTCtgattttttgactttgttaccATTGATTTATAGGATATGTTTGATGAATCAAAAAGTGGAAGTACACTACAAATGCCTAGAAGAAGGCTATCAACATCATTTGAGGCTAAAAACATAAATGAGGAAAGTGCTAAAATTGTAGAGATGGACACTTATGGAAGGCCCAAATCATCAAGATCCAGAAGAACAAACTCTTGGGCTTCTAATCCATGTGATGATGATTCATTTGAACCACCAATGTTGTCTTCACGGGCCTCAGATTGGGCCCAACAACATCAACACTCCAAGTTGTCAACAACAGCCCAAAGTACACCAAGGTTTGCAAACAACTCTTGTGGATCTAACACCCCTGTTACACCAATAGCCGAAGGTGTTTGTGTTGATAGCTACTATTTTAGGAACAATTATTATGACAATAATTATCCTAATTATATGGCGCTAAAACACAATCATTTAAGTGGTATTACAATGCAAAGATCATGTTCACAAGCACAAGataaaatcaatttcaagaatgcTATCATtgacaaaattgaaaattcaagagAGTTCACTCATTGACGTCGACGTCGCATGAGCTTGACCAGCACAAAAGGGCATGACCAGGTCCAAGACGAGCATGGTTGTCAATCGTCCGAGCCTGACAAACACAAAAGAGCACGATCAGGTTCAAGACTAGA includes:
- the LOC124892094 gene encoding uncharacterized protein LOC124892094, which produces DMFDESKSGSTLQMPRRRLSTSFEAKNINEESAKIVEMDTYGRPKSSRSRRTNSWASNPCDDDSFEPPMLSSRASDWAQQHQHSKLSTTAQSTPRFANNSCGSNTPVTPIAEGVCVDSYYFRNNYYDNNYPNYMALKHNHLSGITMQRSCSQAQDKINFKNAIIDKIENSREFTH